Within the [Chlorobium] sp. 445 genome, the region TATGACAGGCGGATACAATGGCGCTACGCAAGTTAATGCCGTGCTTGCTCAAGCCTGTGAGCACTTGAATATCCCACTCGGTGTGGGCAGCATGCGCCAAGCCTTGGAGTCTGAGGCACATCGTGAAAGTTTTGCTGTGGTGCGCAGGGTTGCGCCGAGCATTCCAATTTTTGCCAATATCGGCGCTCCTGAAGTTGCCAAAGGGCTCACCAAAGGCGAGCTAAAGTTACTACTTGAGCTTGTGCGCGCTGATGGACTTATCGTGCATCTGAATGCGGCACAAGAACTCTTTCAGCCTGAAGGCAATACGAACTTCAAAGGATTTCTGTCGCAACTGTGCAAACTCTGTAAGCATCTGCCTGTGCCCATCATTGCAAAGGAAGTCGGGAATGGTATCTCTGGTGAAGTCGCTGCTCGGTTGATTGAGGCAGGCGTCCAAGCTATTGATGTCGCAGGAGCTGGGGGTACGAATTGGCAAAAGGTTGAAGCCTTGCGCTACGCTGAGAAATTCACTCATGATGAGCGTTTTACAGAGAGTGGATTTGCAGAACTGATGAACTGGGGCATTCCCACAGCAGAGTGTTTGGAAGAGTTGCGTGCCTTACGACGCAGAAAAGACTATCGACACGCACAGGTGATTGCGTCAGGTGGCATTTCAAACGGCGTAGAAATCGCAAAAGCCCTTGCACTCGGTGCCGACCTTGCCGCATTAGCCAAGCCTTTTCTCAAAGCTGCCTTTGAGCCTGCCGGTGTAGAAGCCGTAAAAAAATTTGCCCTGCGCCTGATGCACGACCTGCGCGCAACAATGTTTCTTTTGGGTACAAAAAGCATCAAATTGCTCAAACAAATCCCTTTGGAAAAGAAAGCGTAAATCGCACATGCCTCAAAACCAGCGTGCCGAACGAAACCGCACCCTCACGCTCACACAGAGCGAACTTGTCGCTTACTCCAAACGCCTCAAACAGCTTCAAGCTAAAGCCTCACAGCACGATATTGAAAACAGCATTTTGCACAACGACCTCTTTGAAGTCCTTGACTTTCTGCCTGAAGTCTGTGTCGATCTGCTCATTTTAGATCCGCCTTACAACCTTACCAAATCCTTTAACGGCAAGACCTTCAAAGCACGAACGACTGCCGAATACATTGCCTATCTTGAGTCGTGGCTACCCAAGCTGCTGAAGACCTTGAAACCGACGGCAAGCCTTTATCTATGTGGCGAATGGCGCATGTCAGCAGCGTTGCAACTTGTCTTGGAGAAGTATCTTATTGTTCGAAACCGTATCACTTGGGAGCGTGAAAAGGGTCGGGCAGCCAGACGCAATTGGAAAAATTGCTCTGAAGACATCTGGTTTTGCACGCTCTCGGATGATTATGTCTTCAACGCTGAGGCAGTCAAACTCAAGCGCAAAGTGCTTGCGCCCTATCGTGAAAACGGTCTGCCAAAAGATTGGGAGGAAACCGCAGAGGGCAACTTCCGCCTGACCGCACCTTCCAACCTTTGGACTGACATCACCGTGCCGTTCTGGTCTATGCCTGAAAACACTGAACATCCTACGCAAAAGCCTGAAAAACTTATTGCCAAGCTTATTCTTGCAAGCTCTAACGAAGGCGACCTTATTTTTGATCCATTCTTAGGGTCGGGCACAACGGCAGTTGTAGCTAAAAAATTGAACCGTCGATTTGTAGGTATTGAGAAAGAAGAATACTACGCTTGTTTAGCAGCAAAGCGACTTGACTTGGCAGAGCAAGATAAAACCATTCAAGGCTATCACGACGGGGTATTCTGGGAAAGAAATTCACTACATGCGATAGCTAAGCGTCGATCCTTCAAATCCTTAGCACACACATGTCCGATAGATTTTCTGCAAAGATAGAAAATTCTGCACTGTGCTTTGCTGCACTACGATGTTTAGCAGAGAGAATTTTCTATCTTTGCGTTTCTCTTTGTTGCCCAAACCAAAGCAGCAGTTGTTTCAACGCTTGCAACCATACAACTTAAACTTAGAATGCTATGTGCGGAATTGTCGGATACATCGGCAATAAAAATGCTGCTCCAATTTTGATTGAAGGCTTAAAAACGCTTGGAATATCGTGGTTACGATTCAGCGGGCATTGCACTGCTGAACGGTCATCTTGAAGTGCACAAACGCAAAGGCAAAGTCGCTGACCTTGAGCAAAGTCTGCCTGAAGACTTGCTTCATGCCACAATTGGCATTGGTCATACACGCTGGGCAACACATGGTGTGCCGAATGATGTCAATGCGCATCCGCACATTAGTGGCGATGGCACTATTGCTATCATTCACAACGGCATTATTGAGAACTACGCCGCCATTCGCACACAATTACTCCGTAAAGGGCATCATTTCAAGGGTGAAACTGATACAGAAGTGCTTGCGCATCTCATTGAAGAAGTTACCTCTGAAGTTGAGTGCGATTTAGAAAGTGCCGTGCGCCTTGCGCTCAAAGAAGTGGTCGGGACGTACGGCTTGTGTGTGATTTCATCGCGTGAGCCAGATAAGATTATCGTTGCGCGCAATGGTAGCCCGCTGCTTATTGGCATAGGTGAAGGCGAGTATTTTGTCGGCTCCGATGCCTCACCGATTGTCGGACACACACGCAAAGTTGTCTATCTCTCCGATGGTGAAATTGCAACGCTGACGCGCAATGGCTACAGCGTTAAGACCATTGAAAACATCGAGATGCCTAAGTCCATCGAAGAACTCACCTTTAGCATTTCGGAAATTGAAAAGGGCGGCTATGAGCATTTTATGCTCAAAGAAATTTATGAGCAGCCGGATTCGATTTTGAACTGCTTACGAGGTCGTGCCCTGCGCAAAGAAAATATGGTGCGGCTAGGTGGCATTCGTGAGCACCTTGAGACCCTGCGTCGAGCAAAGCGCGTGATCATTTGCGCCTGTGGTACAAGTTGGCATGCAGGACTTGTTGG harbors:
- a CDS encoding type 2 isopentenyl-diphosphate Delta-isomerase, which translates into the protein MATSSDATLTMRRKQRHVELCLNENVDFVKRNGFERYDFRHNATPELNLAEIDLSTTFLGRKVSYPLMISSMTGGYNGATQVNAVLAQACEHLNIPLGVGSMRQALESEAHRESFAVVRRVAPSIPIFANIGAPEVAKGLTKGELKLLLELVRADGLIVHLNAAQELFQPEGNTNFKGFLSQLCKLCKHLPVPIIAKEVGNGISGEVAARLIEAGVQAIDVAGAGGTNWQKVEALRYAEKFTHDERFTESGFAELMNWGIPTAECLEELRALRRRKDYRHAQVIASGGISNGVEIAKALALGADLAALAKPFLKAAFEPAGVEAVKKFALRLMHDLRATMFLLGTKSIKLLKQIPLEKKA
- a CDS encoding site-specific DNA-methyltransferase, with translation MPQNQRAERNRTLTLTQSELVAYSKRLKQLQAKASQHDIENSILHNDLFEVLDFLPEVCVDLLILDPPYNLTKSFNGKTFKARTTAEYIAYLESWLPKLLKTLKPTASLYLCGEWRMSAALQLVLEKYLIVRNRITWEREKGRAARRNWKNCSEDIWFCTLSDDYVFNAEAVKLKRKVLAPYRENGLPKDWEETAEGNFRLTAPSNLWTDITVPFWSMPENTEHPTQKPEKLIAKLILASSNEGDLIFDPFLGSGTTAVVAKKLNRRFVGIEKEEYYACLAAKRLDLAEQDKTIQGYHDGVFWERNSLHAIAKRRSFKSLAHTCPIDFLQR